The following nucleotide sequence is from Populus trichocarpa isolate Nisqually-1 chromosome 11, P.trichocarpa_v4.1, whole genome shotgun sequence.
gttttgagcttttTCCCCCTTGTTCCTTCTTTTCCTTGCCTTTATAATCTGTGGAAAATCTGctattttgttttgaagtttGTTTCTCTAGCTCATGAAATTGTTGGATCTCAGATATATGAGTAGTTTGTTGGAATGCTTAAGAATATTGTGTTGTCACATGGGCTTTTGTAGTTTCAATGTCTGTCCATTCTGTGCTTGCAATGGTGTTTGGACATGTAGACACATGCATTTACACATTATCTGATGTTCATGAATATGTACACGGTGAGATATAAGGTATCTTCATGTGAAATGATACTCTGTCTAAacctagatatatttttttgtaggaAGTTCAAGAATGACATCAAAGAACGAGGATGACATTTTAAACCAGATTCTAGACAATGATGGAAAGGAATCTTCTTCATCAGGACAACAGTTCAACACTGACCTGGTTTCTAGCATTCAAAGGGCAAGTAGCAGTGCTTCATACTCAAACACTAAACAAGTTACTGCTCTGGATGGTGGAGGAGATATAAGTAGAAGTCATTCTGTTGATGAGCACAATCATGTAAATAGTGAGGTGGGATCAGCCACTCCTGAGGAACTACGTCAACAAGCTTTGGATGAAAAGAAGAGgtataaaattttgaaaggaGAGGGGAAGTCCAAGGAGGCTCTGAAAGCCTTTAAGAGAGGAAAGGAACTTGAGAGGCAGGCTGACGCTTTGGAATTGTCCATTAGAAAAAATCGTAGGAAGGGTTTGTCTTCTGGCAACACAGTTGAGATTCAGAATGAAGATGGCATCAAAGAATCTGTCAGAAAAAGTAAATGCCTTGCTCATGTCAATGAAAAGGATGACCTAACTGCTGAACTCAGAGGACTGGGGTGGTCTGACATGGATCTCCATGAGAAAGACAAAAATCCAGTGAAAATGAGTTTAGAGGGTGAACTATCTTCTCTTCTTGGAGAAATCTCGGGTAGAACTAATAAGGACATGGGAAACAGTGGCATTGACAAAACCCAGGTTGTTGAACTTAAAAGAAAGGCGCTAGCTTTGAAACGTGAAGGAAAGCTTGGTGAAGCCAAGGAAGAATTGAAGAAAGCGAAAGTTTTAGAAAAGCAGCTTGAAGAACAGGAGCTGTTGGGTGTGGATGAAGAATCTGATGATGAGATATCTGCTTTAATCCGTAGTATGGACAATGATCCAGAAGACAAACTATTAGCTGAGGGAGTGCCAGATCatggttttaattttgatcaccTTGTGGGCACATCTGATGATCTTGGTGTGGATAGTAACTTTGAAGTGACTGACGAGGATCTGGTGGATCCAGAATTATCTGCCACACTTAAATCGTTAGGCTGGACTGATGATTCTGGTAGTTCAGAAACCACTGCTACTCAGTCTGTCCCTATTGACAGGGAAACACTACAAAGTGAAATTCTTTCGCTCAAAAGAGAAGCACTTAATCACAAACGAGCAGGTAATGTCACAGAGGCTATGGCACATCTAAAGAAGGCAAAGTTACTTGAGAGAGACTTGGAAAGCTTGGGGGGTGAAGTAAGCAGCTTAATTGCACATGATCCCACAATAATGAAGAAAGGTTCACCTTCTCAAAATACCAAGGAAAAGAACAATGTGAGTTCTAAACCCGCACCAAAGAGTAGATTAATGATTCAGAAAGAGCTCTTGGCTTTGAAAAAGAAGGCTCTTGCTTTAAGAAGAGAAGGTAGATTGGATGAGGCAGATGAAGAGCTGAAGAAAGGCAAGGTTCTTGAACAACAACTTGAAGAGATGGAAAATGCTTCAATTGTCAAGGAGAAACAGGCCCGTGGTGGAGTTAAGAACCCAGATTTGGAATATGAACATCCTGTTATTTCTGGAGGTCCACTGAttagagaggaggaggaggatgtaaCAGATCAAGATATGCATGACCCAGCATACCTTTCCCTTCTAAGTAACTTGGGTTggaaagatgatgatgatgagcatCCAAACTCTTCATTTAACCCTCCCAAGGAAGATGATAACACCAATATCTTGGTCACTCATTCTACATCCAATATCTCGATGAAGATACCAAGGAGAAGTAAAGCTGAAATACAGAGGGAACTCATAGGCCTGAAAAGAAAGGCTCTTACTTTAAGACGTGAAGGAAAGACTAATGAGGCAGAGGAAGTTCTTACAGCAGCAAAATCATTAGAAGCTGAGATGGAAGAGATGGAAACacccaaaaaagaaattcaGACCGAGTCTAGCAGACTCAAGGACAAAATTATCAGACCTGTTATCAGTGCAGCGGATGAAGGAGATATGGATGATATTACAGAAAAAGATATGCATGACCCATCACTTATCTCTATGCTAACGAATTTAGGGTGGaaggatgatgaagatgaagctgTAACTGCACAAGCAAAGCCATCTAAACAAGTTTCAGATAGTTCTGTGAATTCTACTAACCCATCCACAATTCCATTCTCGTCCAGCATTTCAGCTGCCAGACAAAGAAGCAAAGGTGAAATCCAGAGAGAGCTCTTGGGTTTGAAAAGAAAGGCCCTTGCACTTAGGCGTAAAGGAGAAACTGAAGAAGCTGAGGAATTGTTGAAGATGGCCAATGTACTGGAGTCCCAAATGGAAGAACCGGAAGGTCCAAAGGAGCTTCTCATTGATGATTCTGAGGACAAAAAACCTCATTGTTCTGGATCATTAATTAACCATGAAAAGCAGAATAATGTGAAAATTGCGTTGGGAACTAGTGAAAAGTTTGCATCAGCAGCAGGGGATCCCAATGAAAAAGTTGTGGAGTCATTTGTTTGTTCAGGAAGAAAGGAAAGTGATACAATTGCTCCTCTTTTACGGAGTCCTGATATTTTCAATTCAGTGTCCTTTGAGCTCAACAAAGGCAAGCATCCATCTGTAGGACAATTGGATCTCATGGGTGAAATCAGATCCCTAAGCAACTCAGGAATAAATCATGGAAATGATTTCATTCCTCCTGCCCATCAGTCTGTGAATGTAATGGATTTGCTGACAGGAGATGATTGGAACAGTCCTCAAATACCAGCTGGAAAACTAGAAGATAAAGTCAATTTTGGTTCCGATGCATCCTGTCTGCCTGAGCATCATGTTCATGTTGGCTCCTTGGGAAGTCACACAGTCAGAGGCAAGGATGAAGAAATCAGTTCTGTTTCAGATATTTCCCTTTCTTCTGAGCCCCATGGTCATGTGCATGCACCCAAAAATTTTGGAAGCAAAGAAAATGCTAGAACAGAACTGAGCGAAGAAACAGTTAATGTAGGCAAGAAACCACATGTAGATGAAACAGATTCTGTCCAAGGATTGGTTTCTCAGGACAACAAAATTTCCCTTCAACAAGAAGTTTTGGCTCGTAAGAGGAAGGCAGTTGCTttaaagagagaaggaaaactGGGAGAAGCTCGAGAGGAACTTCGGCAGGCAAAGCTGTTGGAGAAGAGTCTTGAGGTAGAGACACCTGGACCTGTAGGTGATAGCCATGATGGGTCAACATCTGCGTCAAATGCTCCATCTGCTCAACAAAAGGATCCTAGTGCCCCAAATTTGGCTCCAAAACCATTGTCTGGGCGTGATCGATTTAAATTGCAACAGGAGTCACTGAGTCACAAACGTCAGGCCCTAAAGCTGCGAAGAGAAGGCCGGGTGGAAGAAGCAGAAGCTGAGTTTGAATTGGCCAAGGCTCTTGAAGCCCAGTTGGATGAGATGTCTTCTGCCAACGTAGCAGAACCAGTAGATGATGTAGTTGTTGAAGATCTTCTCGATCCTCAACTTCTATCTGCCTTGAAAGCAATCGGAATTGAAGATACCAGTACTATATCACAAGGTTCAGAGAGACCAGGGCCTGTGAAAGTTAGTCCTACCAAGAGTGAAAGCAATAGCCAGGAAAGAATTCAGTTGGAAGAACGGATCAAGGCAGAGAAGGTAAAGGCAGTAAATTTGAAACGTGCAGGGAAGCAAGCTGAAGCTTTGGATGCTCTCCGACGATCCAAATTGTTTGAAAAGAAACTAAATTCCTTGGcatgaatttgataaataaaggTTTGAGAGAATCTCCCTACTATATTTCAAGTAATATTGTTTGTGTGAGGTCAATGGAACACATTTTAATTAGAGATAAATAAAATTCCTTTCCCCCATTACATCCATACTAAGTTGTATTATAGAAACTACAGTGACATTGTACCACATGAATTTGTTTACTTTATGGTATGAGACTGAGTGAAAGAGAGTTCTCAAATGGTTCGAAAGCAGGTTCTCCTCTCTTTACTGTATTGtctgtgatttatttattttgaaaggaaaacaaagtcTGAGCCTTCATCTCTAGTTGTTTGCATGATGGCTATTTGCTCAAAACCTCAAACAATATTGCAGATTTGATCATTCTATCACTAGCAACCAATGATTTTCATGTTGACAAACTGTTGCCAGACAATGAATTGTGTGGAAAATGAGAGACTTTTTGAAGTCCTGGAGAATCTTTGAGCACCTGTAGAAATGACAAACGAGTTTATATTATTAACTTCAGTTTCAATGCATGAACTTTATGCTGGTCGCTTTTCTGCGTTTTCCAGTGGCTCAATCTTTTCCGATATTTGTTCCCAGgcttaatatttttcatctccATATAGTCTTCATCTTCATGTCTTTCTATAGAAGAATTCAAGCTTCATGCAGAAGAACAAGAGTTCTAGTTCACGAAAATTGATAATATCTTTGAGCTTATAATCCCAATAAACCGCAGTTgtaatctcaatatttttttatgcaccATGTCAGACTAGTTCTCTTTGCTATAAGAAGCAGAGATTACTATCCTCCTCCACTAATGGATTGCAAGCAACAGTCAAGATCTTCCATTATTTTGtttctgtatatttttttaaataaaaaaatattaattcaataaaatttgatggacttaattatgtttttagtaATCTAGTTGACTAgattaatttgagttaattcttaaaagaaaaacatataattttaataaaaataattaacctaaGTTAATCCAGTCTCCATACCAGGATTTAACGttagatttttcaaaatgtttaaattacttaattttatGGTAAAGTTGATGATGGTTTTGCCTCTTCGCAGAACTTTCAAgaatctttttattgttgttcaTCTACAAATCTTATTGCTTGctgttgttaaaaattaataaaaggttATTGAttgaatttcattaaataatttaaactttttagattaaaataattgtttatcaGGCTAtcaaaaatttaataactaaacaatatgaatattattattttaattctttctaatttaaatatttttaattttgttgctactcaatttttaacctcatttttaaaaaattcttgaaaaaataaaaaattgctaaaaaaaaacaaaaaaaaaccaaaaaataaattattaacatatttgcatcattttcaatatcttttccaaagaattttaaataaataaaaaaaatacatttattattttagtgaCCTATTTTTCCAATAGGTTTATCACGGTCTTATAACTTAGGTCACGAGTTTTGCATGctatttttaaatacaagtttttttagaattgttttgtttgtgtttgatttttcaagatattatttctaaaaataaaaaaatatttattttaaataatattgttgatgtgGTGGGCCTTGCgtgaaaattttttaaaggcGTGTGTTTATTCAATTAGTCTCATTTGTAACTATATTTTAGGTCAtgagatttttaatatatgaatttattttttattgatttaaataaacaagttcagTAAACATAATGAGGTAAATGTCtcattttgtttcaataaatatcttgatttacatcaatcttttattttttcaattcttttttatttattattaactacttttttctatttatttacataaatgattatcaatttatttaattagatacttgcataaactttttgatttatacttaaaaaaattttatgtaaaaaaacacatcaaaatagtCAGCATACcgagtattgttttttaaaattacaacacACAATCATTAAAATAACTTGCAtacctaataatttttttaaaaaaaattaaaacacgcAACAAAGCATAGTTAGTAGAACAATAAATGTGGTCAAATTTAAGGTATATTGACTACGATGCCAGACATGATCAAATTACGTATccttttacaacaagtttggtaaaaaaaaagatttactaTTTTTTCCAAAACAGCTTTGAATTCTTTCCCCTATAATACTGTCTCTCATGTTGTGTAAAACGTTTGCCAAAACAGCTTCATATGAAcacaaagtttttgtttttttttttttgacaaaaaaattgattttagatttcaactactaaaatcatttttaaaaaaaattaaaattttttatttttttctttacttcaaattaatattttttttatttttaaatcattttgatgcgctgatgtcaaaagtaatttttttttaaaaaaaaatatattattttgatatattttcgagtaaaaaacactttgaaaaacaaccacaaccacattctcaaacacgATATGTGTGAAATCTACCGACCTacctatctattttttatatgattaaacATGTTCTTTGtattataaattacatttatTATCTTATACTAGTCAGCGTTCTTACATAACAAATGGAAAATATTGTAAAGTTTAGTTTCATTAATATCATATGGAGATATAGTTTTTCATTTAACATGAAGAGTTAGAAATTTCAAGGAGTTTCCAATTGTCAATTTCACTAGGAGCCAATTTTGAAATTCGATATGAAACTAGTATGATATACATACTAGTATATTTTCCAGTCatttccttatattttatttgaaaacggTGAGTTTATTTATGTCGAATATTACTgtaaatatacatataaaaagtcAATTTTTAGGATTTCATTGCTAGCTGTATTATGTTTTCACataaacttttattaattaataaatatgctaaaactaaaaaaaaaccttcttaatgagaaaaaaaagtattataaatCTAATGGTAGAGATAGAACTAAATAGTAGATTTTACATAtattaattagtaaaaataacaaagattttatttataaaagaaagtaaaacatGGAATATGCTGGTTAATTGTGTGAAGGACCAATAATTACTTTGAAAGGTAGAAAGTTGAGGaattaatatgaaattatttttggagtttcattgaatatttaatcttttaatcatTAATGTCCATTTTACATGTCgtattttatgaagaaaaaacaactttaaactCTAAggggtagctcaactggtcaggtcttGAGTTTGTTCCTCAATGATCACAAGTTCGAGTTCCTTGAAAGccattggagacttacatgatttttaacttcagggtctgttggattagtcgaggtgcgcgcaagctgactcagacactaatattaataataaaaaaaactttaaatccaaagaattgaagaaatgtttattctctctcaatttcttaAGTTTATACAATCcataaaataagaaacaatttttttgcaATGAGTAAAAATTAGCTTTAATCCCAAGAAGTtggttttctaataaaaaagatttgttttattagaaaacCAACTTCTTGGGATTAAAGCTAATTTTTACtcattgcaaaaaaattatatatatataattttaagatgATTCAATGGGAGTATTTAATATCGGTTTGAAAACTCTTGTggtaagggaaaaaaacaaaaggaaagaaaagatgacGTGGCTTCCTGAGGGCGTACGACACCACAAGCTGCCAAGCAGAAAATGGACTGGTGGGAAACATGATTCTTCAAGAATGTGACGGTGATGatggtttaaaaatataatttgtttaaaattatattaaaatattttttttttattttttaaaaattatttttaatattaatatattaaaacgatctaaaaatatatatataattattttaaacaaaaataaattttaaattttaaaaaatataatttacacgCATTCCTAAAcagaatatattttcatgtctCTTGCAATCAATTGGTGGTTACAATGTGTTTTCATGCGAGGTGGGCAATGTGTCCAGCCTTTacaattaatttgtaaaattttaaaggattttgatttatattttaaaattgttaaaaatttatttatatatatatatataaataatatttatttttaataaaaggataaaaaacctataaaaaaattaatatctaaaatattattagaaataataatttaatattattcacttttaatataaagataaaaaaacatatacgaGATCAATATCCAAAATATGATTGAGAATAAtacaattcatttatttatattataaaaataaaaaaatcacaagggattttatccaaaatattatttggaataaCGCAATTGCCAAAAATTCTAAGTTTATCTCGAAAAAAACCTCAATGATAATTGAGAATATTTCACCATTTCAGACCAAGTTCTTCACTTACAAAACTAGGATTTGTTTGTTGTAGAAAGGATCGTCGCGATGTCGCACCCTACGAGGAGGGTACGACAATCCTTAccattgtttatttaattataaacattaagttaaaaaatatatattttcatataaaataaattattgaaaaatataaatcattcaAGGAGCTATATTTCTAATTTCATGATATtcaatgtaatatttgttttctatattgtTCATAACTGTTTCagtagttaaaatattttttcacatattatttaaaaatctccctgtgatgaaaaagaaaaggttgagaAAGACCAACGATATTGGTAAGGCTAAAATTTGAGATctaattgataaatttatttccaTTAAAAATGAACTCTATAGTTGAAAAAATAACCTACATATGAGAGAGGCCTTAAAGCctgtttagaagtgtggttatggttgttttttaaagtgcttttcacttagaaatgtatcaaaataatattttttttaaaaaaaatattatttttgatattagtgcatcaaaatgatctcaaaacactaaaaaatattaatttaaagtaaagaaaaaaataaaaaaaatttaaatttttttaaaaattcttttaaaatacaaaaataaaccggattttataaaaaaataaaaataaagtagagATATTAAAACATCCAAAAAGCCATATATCTTAAAGCAGAATGATCAAATAACGTCAACTAACATGTACGTCGTTCTCTGTTTATACACATGCAAttcacgattttttttttttcatggcctACCACAATATTTTGGTCTCCATTTAGACAGGACAGAGACTTTACGTGAATCTCATGTAAGATTCCACTTCGTGTTCATTGCGTGTGGGTGATGCggtatctttttataaaaatattttttaattaaatatatattaaaataaaaattttatattttatttttattttaactaaaaaataatttaaaaaacaaattcaagtgcaAACAAAAACACAAGTGATCCCCTCACCTCACTTGCATGCATCTCACACAAAGGGACCAGCATATTCTAGTCCTAGAAGTTTTTAATTATGCAAATTACTCCTTGAGTAAACAAAAACACTTGCCAACCTCTCTTAATGTTTGTTTTGTCTTCGTAACTTTcaaagaattaatatttttcttaaaaaagtaataagttcttataattattaacccaatttttttattttttatttcagagaATGCAAATTAAATGATACAAACGAATTTGAAAATTGACCTtgtccaccgaaagggaaattGATTTTATAGGATTGAAAGGAAATTAAAGAGTTGGTAGAGTATCAACAAATCCAAGCGTACGTCCAGCCCAGGGAGACCCTACGAGGTTGTACAAATCTACAATGACAAAAATAGTTCCATAGTCGTTGAATTGCTGTTCTTGATatttcttttgataatttttgttgttgggtGAAGGAAATGAATACTTCTGTTATGCaaacacaatttaattattatatcattaGGTTCATTATAAAAcctgcgtttcaaaaatattttttaaaagaataaaattttattttatttttattttaaattatttttttagtatttttagatcattttaatatactaatatcaaaaataattttaaaaaaataaatatgatattcatttagcttttaaaaaatataatatacataaaaatGTAAAGGGTTACATGGAAATCTCATCTAATTAATCATTGAATGTCTTTTATGTGCAAAACGTGTTGAGTCTACTGTTTGTGAGACTCGTGAGGGCCGCTTGCTATTCGACCATATCTTATAAGTTGTGGCAGCTTGAAATCTCGTAGTGTACTCAAACACAATCACTCCCTCAAGAAAAATCTCTCTCtgatctcctctctctctctctctcactctctctctctcaatggCATTGTCTTGCAGTGTTTCCTTGACAGCTGCTTCTGGCTGGCCATTTCCTCAAAACCGAAATTCAGAAAGAGTGAAGCCCATCCTCAAAGAATTTAAGCCTACCCTTCCGAGCACTAAAAAATGGAGCGTTTCACAGAAACAGACATTGGCTTTTGGTCCCACAAAACAGTACCCCATAACTATTAATAATGTAATTATATTTGTATATGGATTTTGCACTTGTAACTGTGTTTATCAAGGAATTTTTAACGAGatgtttgtcattttttaaaataataataataattattggcCTTTATTGCTTTATGAAAACTTAATGTCATTGGAACTGCTTTTTTACTCTTGCAGGATGATTCTGACACTGGGTATGCAGAAAAGTTGCAGACATTCAAGCATATTTTGAGGAAAGAAGGAGAGGAGCCAATTCAAGGCCTGGCCATGATTGATGCTATCCAACGCCTTAGCATTGACTATCATTTCCAAGAGGAGATTGATTCGATTCTAACAAGGCAATCTATGCTATTAAGCACCATTCATAGTGATAACAATCTCTATGAGGTTGCGCTTCGCTTTCGATTGTTGAGACAACAAGGTTACCACGTATCCGCaggttgttaatttttaatgtttatccCATCTTCTTTTCATGCTATCTATGTGAGGTTATGATCCTTACGATTGCTTGTTTATCTCGAAATTTACATGTGGTAGGAGTATTTGACACCTTCAAGGACAATGAGGGAAGATTCAAGCAACAACTAAGTAGTGACATCATGGGCCTAGTGAGTTTATATGAAGCTTCACAGCTAAGTATAAGAGGTGAAGATGTGCTGGATGAAGCTGGAGATTATAGTTATCAGCTTCTACATTCAAGTTTGACACATCTAGACTATAATCAAGCTAGATTAGTTAGGAATTCTTTGGACCATCCACATCACAAAAGCCTGGCGAGTTTCACGgccaaatactattttaatgaTGACCCAAATGGATGGATTAGTGAGCTACAAGAACTTGCAAAGACCGAGTTTCAGAGGGTCCAATCCCAACATCAACACGAAATTGTTGAGATCTTGAAGTGAGTTTGATTGTGAGTAACTGATTTTATATCCATGCTATCATTCACAGAATCCTTTTCACGTATTTTCTTACATTAATGTGCTCATTTAGATGGTGGAAAGACCTCGGATTGTCTACGGAATTGAGATTTGCTAGAGATCAACCGCTTAAATGGTATATGTGCTCAATGTCATGCCTCACGGATCCAAGTCTTTCAGAACAAAGGATTGAGCTCACTAAACCCGTCTCTATGATATACATAATAGACGATATTTTCGATGTTCATGGCACTCTCGATGAGCTCGTTTGCTTCACAGAAGTTATCAACAGGTCATCATCAGTTTTAGGATTTATTATTCACATGCATCAAGTTTGAACGTACGTACGTAGTTGATTTCTTAATTCTCACTCTCTCCCATCATCGTTTTAGATGGGACATTGCTGCCGCTGAACAATTACCGGACTACATGAAGATATGTTTCAAGGCTCTGAACAATATTACAAACGAAATCAGCTACAAGATCTACAAGGAACACGGGTGGAACCCAGTTGACTCTCTCCGAAAAGCAGTACGATATCCCACAACAATTTTCGtgcaaaaatctaaaattaagctatgataagaatttaattttctaacacaCCTAATGATTGtttggttgatttttctgcaGTGGGCTAGTTTGTGCAGGGCGTTTCTTGTGGAAGCAAGATGGTTTGCTTCTGGGAAGTTGCCGAGCGGTGAAGAGTACTTGAAGAATGGGATTGTTAGTTCTGGTGTACATGTAGTTCTGGTCACATCTTCTTTCTACTGGGCCAAAGTATAAGCAAGGACAATGTAGAACTTATTAGCAATTTTCCACCCATCATATCATCCACAGCCACAATTCTGCGCCTGTGGGATGACTTGGGAAGCGCCAAGGTAACATCAAAGTCTATCATCTTCCTATTTTAATGTCT
It contains:
- the LOC18102943 gene encoding LOW QUALITY PROTEIN: (3S,6E)-nerolidol synthase 1 (The sequence of the model RefSeq protein was modified relative to this genomic sequence to represent the inferred CDS: inserted 1 base in 1 codon; substituted 1 base at 1 genomic stop codon) — its product is MALSCSVSLTAASGWPFPQNRNSERVKPILKEFKPTLPSTKKWSVSQKQTLAFGPTKQYPITINNDDSDTGYAEKLQTFKHILRKEGEEPIQGLAMIDAIQRLSIDYHFQEEIDSILTRQSMLLSTIHSDNNLYEVALRFRLLRQQGYHVSAGVFDTFKDNEGRFKQQLSSDIMGLVSLYEASQLSIRGEDVLDEAGDYSYQLLHSSLTHLDYNQARLVRNSLDHPHHKSLASFTAKYYFNDDPNGWISELQELAKTEFQRVQSQHQHEIVEILKWWKDLGLSTELRFARDQPLKWYMCSMSCLTDPSLSEQRIELTKPVSMIYIIDDIFDVHGTLDELVCFTEVINRWDIAAAEQLPDYMKICFKALNNITNEISYKIYKEHGWNPVDSLRKAWASLCRAFLVEARWFASGKLPSGEEYLKNGIVSSGVHVVLXHIFFLLGQSISKDNVELISNFPPIISSTATILRLWDDLGSAKDENQDGHDGSYVECYLRENEGSSFEDARKQVLHMISDAWKQLNQECLSPNPFSSTFSKASLNIARMVPLMYDXDDNHRLPSLEEHMKSLLYENVSP
- the LOC7495290 gene encoding uncharacterized protein LOC7495290 → MLEKIGLPAKPSIRGNNWVVDASHCQGCSSQFTFINRKHHCRRCGGLFCGNCTQQRMVLRGQGDSPVRICDPCKTLEEAARFEMRYGHKNRAAKGSSRMTSKNEDDILNQILDNDGKESSSSGQQFNTDLVSSIQRASSSASYSNTKQVTALDGGGDISRSHSVDEHNHVNSEVGSATPEELRQQALDEKKRYKILKGEGKSKEALKAFKRGKELERQADALELSIRKNRRKGLSSGNTVEIQNEDGIKESVRKSKCLAHVNEKDDLTAELRGLGWSDMDLHEKDKNPVKMSLEGELSSLLGEISGRTNKDMGNSGIDKTQVVELKRKALALKREGKLGEAKEELKKAKVLEKQLEEQELLGVDEESDDEISALIRSMDNDPEDKLLAEGVPDHGFNFDHLVGTSDDLGVDSNFEVTDEDLVDPELSATLKSLGWTDDSGSSETTATQSVPIDRETLQSEILSLKREALNHKRAGNVTEAMAHLKKAKLLERDLESLGGEVSSLIAHDPTIMKKGSPSQNTKEKNNVSSKPAPKSRLMIQKELLALKKKALALRREGRLDEADEELKKGKVLEQQLEEMENASIVKEKQARGGVKNPDLEYEHPVISGGPLIREEEEDVTDQDMHDPAYLSLLSNLGWKDDDDEHPNSSFNPPKEDDNTNILVTHSTSNISMKIPRRSKAEIQRELIGLKRKALTLRREGKTNEAEEVLTAAKSLEAEMEEMETPKKEIQTESSRLKDKIIRPVISAADEGDMDDITEKDMHDPSLISMLTNLGWKDDEDEAVTAQAKPSKQVSDSSVNSTNPSTIPFSSSISAARQRSKGEIQRELLGLKRKALALRRKGETEEAEELLKMANVLESQMEEPEGPKELLIDDSEDKKPHCSGSLINHEKQNNVKIALGTSEKFASAAGDPNEKVVESFVCSGRKESDTIAPLLRSPDIFNSVSFELNKGKHPSVGQLDLMGEIRSLSNSGINHGNDFIPPAHQSVNVMDLLTGDDWNSPQIPAGKLEDKVNFGSDASCLPEHHVHVGSLGSHTVRGKDEEISSVSDISLSSEPHGHVHAPKNFGSKENARTELSEETVNVGKKPHVDETDSVQGLVSQDNKISLQQEVLARKRKAVALKREGKLGEAREELRQAKLLEKSLEVETPGPVGDSHDGSTSASNAPSAQQKDPSAPNLAPKPLSGRDRFKLQQESLSHKRQALKLRREGRVEEAEAEFELAKALEAQLDEMSSANVAEPVDDVVVEDLLDPQLLSALKAIGIEDTSTISQGSERPGPVKVSPTKSESNSQERIQLEERIKAEKVKAVNLKRAGKQAEALDALRRSKLFEKKLNSLA